CAGTTTTTTTGCTTCTACTTATTCCTCAACTCATGGCATTCTGGCTTTCAATTTGTTTCTCCAGCAGAATAGCTTTTCTTTAGGTACCAATGACTGCCATGTTGCTAAATCAAGTAGACTTTCAGTCTTCATTGTTCTTGACTTCTtagcagcatttaaaaaaaaaatgttttgttgaaAGCATTTATTCAGGAAAATGTACAAATCATGAATGTACaatttgatgaatttttaaaagcaaatactaCCATGTAGCCAGCATCCagattaagaaaacattttaaagtatccCAGAAGCGCCCCTCACATTCCCTTTATCCAAAAGATAAGACCATAGATTAATTTTGCCTGGTTTTgaacattatatattatagatcATGTGGTATGTACTATTTGTCTCTTTcgctccctcctttccttccttctttgtccAGCCTTATGTTTATGAGATGGATCCATATTTTTCTATGTAGTCATAGCTCATTCATTCTCAGTGCTttattatattccattgtatggatatttCACCCCTTTATCTGGTCTACTATTGATGAGGCAGGCATTTAGATAGTTTTCACTTCTGGgctatttaaaatactttctagCATTTGAATCTGTTGAAAACtccttcctgagaaactgtttccTTTGGCTCCCAGGATACCACACTTTCCTGGTTTCTCCTTTTCTATCTCCTTTgcaaactcatccttctttacCCAGTCACTAAATGTAGGAGTTCTTTAGGACTCAGTTTCGTGTACTCATGTCTTCTCACTTAGTATCTTCTCCCTAGGTATTCTTTATCATATCTGTAATTCAAATTATCACTCATGTGAGATTATtaacaaatttatatttctagCCTCATCTTCTCATGTTAGCTCCAGAAGAGCCTTCTTATCATCTTCACTTAGAGGTCCCAAAGGAACTTAAATTCACCATATCCAAAATTGATTTCATATTATTCCCTGCCCATGCCTGATCTTCTTCTTAAGCATTCTGATTCCATGAATGGCATCACAATCCTTCCAGTTCCACAAGCCAGATAAGAGTTATTCTTAATTTCTCTCTATCTTGCTGACTTTATCTAAATCATGATTAATTCCTGTCCATTTTAGCTCCTACATATCTCCTATTCATTCACTTCTATTTCCACTGCCAGTACCCTAATATAAGATACCAGCTTTTCATTGTGGACTGTTTATTGCaaaagtttccaaactgggctTCTGTATTTACTCTCACTTCCCCTCAATCGACTCTCCATACTACATCagaataacactttttaaaagagatataAACTACTCAAGTAATCTCCCTGCTTAAATCTTCCCATATAAAGACGAGACCCCTTAATATGACCAACCAGGACTGCATAGTCTGATTCTTGCTTCCTTCTGCAAAGTAGTCTTACTTTTTGCTTTCTGCTTTAGTGTTATCTTATATTTTACTGCCTCTTGTTCTCTGTTCACTAGCTACACTGGTCTGAGAGTTCTTCTGAGGTACCATCATTGGGGATTTTTGTCCTGTTCCCTGATATGTCCTGTATAATTCTTATTCTTTCAGCTCAAACATTTCTTCGTGGAAGCTGTCCTTTTACTGCATTTACAgttgtgattttatattttatttagggATTATTTCCTATTTTATACTGTATGTTCCACAAGGGCATATATCTGTTTTTGTTCATTATTGCATACCTCATCCCTTTGGATAGTGCTCAATAAAGATTGTTTGAATGAATAAACCTCTCTAAAACTCAGTTTCCAATTCTTAACAACTGTGACATTATTGTCAGTTCAAATAAGATGACATATTTGGAAACACATCTGAAAATGTAACACAATAACAAAATATAAGGAATTGGGATCATTATACGCAAGCAGATAGATTCTTGCTACTGaagattataattatttaattttactttgatCTTGGAATATGCGAAAACATAGCAACAAGTATGGTTTCAGCTCTTTTGAGCTACTGATCTCTCTCTCCTGTAGCTCTACCATTCTTACCATAGTTTAGACTCTCATAACTTTCTCCTGATTTCCCTGCTTCAGGTCTTTCTGTCTTGCTTCCCTCACTCCATTCTCCAGAACTTGAGGAGTGTGAGTTATCTTGTTAAATGCATTTGCATCATATTACTAGCTTGCTTCAGATCTCTTAGTGGTTTCCCATTGCCTGCAAGATAATGTCTAAGCTCCTTAATGGAGCATATTTGACTCTTCATAATCTGAGCAATGACTCCCTTCCTACCTGTCTTCCTCACCATTTTGTGCCTTACCTGGCCTCCAGCCACTCTAAACTACTTGTTTCTTAGATGTGTTACCTTTTTTCTTGCCATTGTGCAtatcatttccttctcttctaaGGTGCTTACACTCCGCCTGGCCTACTCCTTAATTAAATCATCCTTTAAGACTCAGCTGACACTCCTTTGTGACATTTCCCTTGAAGTCTTCAGGCAAAGTTAGACATTCTCTCTTCTTGTACTACCAAAGCATTGACTGTGGGACTTAACCACATTGGTAAAATTAGTTAGTTACACTTCTTGTGTATAAGTTTATTCACTAGTGTTTGTGAACCCCTCAAAGGCAAGAATACCATTCTTTTTATCTCTCTATCCTTATGCACATAGTAGATACTTAATATTTGTTGACAGAATGATTAGAGAAGAATGCCCAGAAGAAATGAGGTATGGCCAGATTTTAAGGTGTGAGACGTTGTATCGGAATAAATTTATGCTGCAGTAGCGGATTCCCTGTATTGTTGTTAAGAGTATAGGATTCTCTGctaggcgcgatggctcacgcctgtaatctcagcactttggggagctgaggtgggcagatcatttaaggtcaggagttcaagaccagcctcaccaacatggtgaaaccccatctctactaaaatacagaattagctgggcatggtggcgcctgcctgtacaatcccagctactcgggaggctgaggcaggagaatcacttgaacctgggaggcagaggtttcagtgagccaagatcgtgccattgcactccagcctgatcaacaagagcaaaactcctttaaaaaaaaaaaaaaaaagaatgtaggatTCTGGTGCTGTATAAAGGGGAGAGTTAAACCTGATTTCACTTTGGATGGAGAAGGTTAATAATCACATCTTTTTATTGCACATCTACTTATGACACTTGGGTTTTACTTCAGGGTCTGGTAAGTCACACAAAGTGAATATATGTGAAAAGTTAGAGATACGGTAATGCTGTTCTTATTTAGTGCATAGGATAAGCCTAGTTAGAAAATgttggagaaataaaatcaattatctatttttccttgttttctttttttttttttttttttttttttttgagacggagtctcacgctgttgcccaggctggagtgcagtggcgcgatctcggctcactgcaagctccgcctcccgggttcccgccattcttctgcctcagcctcctgagtagctgggactacaggcgcccgccaccgcgcccggctaattttttgtatttttagtagagacggggtttcactgtggtctcgatctcctgaccttgtgatccgcctgcctcggcctcccaaagtgctgggattacaggcttgagccaccgcgcccggccccttgttttctttttcatatgttgaagccttctctgtttttcagttttaaaaatcctttcataTAGGTTAGCTCATTTTTTTTATATCTGCTTAATCAGGCAGAggagttgttgtttttgtttgtttcgtttaCTAATAAGGAAACTGATACTCAGAGAGATAAATGACTTTTGCAAGAACACTAGAAAGTTCgaaagttggctgggcgtggtggcttacgcatgtaatcccagcactttggaaggccaaggcaggcggatcacaaggtcaggagttcgaaaccagcctagccaacacagtgaaaccccgtctctactaaaaaatacaaaaaaaatcgccgggtgtggtggtgggctcccataatcccagctagtcgggaggctgaggcaggagaatcgcttgaacccgggaggtggaggttgcagtgagctgagattgcgccactgcaccctagcctgggcgacagagctagactccatctcaaaaaaaaaaaaaaaaaaaaaaagaaatttcgaAAGTTGTGTCTGGACTAGGACTAGTCATTTCTACTTGACTGCCTCCCACGGAAGTATGTGGTCTTTCTAGTGGCAACACTATCACACAGTGCCATTTGTATTTGTGGTTCTGCTTCTGCTTCTACTGCTtttgctgcttctgcttctgcttctgctgctgcttctgcttctgctgctgctgctgcttctgcttctgcttctgctgctgcttctgcttctgctgctgctgctgcttctgctgcttctgctgcttctgctgcttctgcttcttctgcttctgcctctgcctctgcctctgcctcttctgcttctgcttctgcctctgcctcttctgcttctgctgctgcttctgctgctgctgctgctgctgctccttcttcttcttcttcttcttcttcttcttcttcttcttcttcttcttcttcttcttctgctgctgctgctgctgctgctgctgctgctgctgctgctgctgctgctgctgctgctgctgctccttcctcctcttcttcttcttcttcttcttcttcttcttcttcttcttcttcttcttcttcttcttcttcttcttcttcttcctcttcctcttcctcttcctcttcctcttcttctgctgctgctgctgctgctgctgctgctgctgcttcctctTAGTCTTCGTCTTCATCTTCGTCGTCTGAttcttcttcatctttgtcttcttctttcttctttcttcttcgacagggtctctgtcacacaagctggagtgcagtggtgcaatcacagctcactgcagccttgccttcctggctcctgggctcccacctcagcttcttgggcagctgagactacaggcacatgccgccacaccaaactaatttctttgtgttttgtgtagagacggggtttcacagtgttgcccaggctggtttcgaactcctgagctcaggcagtccacctgcctcggcctcccaaagtgctaggattacaggcgtgagccaccgcacccagcctaactTGAGCCAAAATTTCTAAAACCTCCCAAACTACACTCAAAATGGAAGATTGTCTCCCAAATGCCACAGTTTTAATGAATGTAGATATAATCTAGCAATGTCCTCAAATGCTCTTTACTTCATATGGGCTGATTTGAACTTGATGCACTTATTGAGCTCATTGATACTTGAGGCTCTGAGGAAATGAAGCAATACAGGTAAGGTTCAGTAAAGTTGGGAACTGGTGAGAACAGGGTCATGGTGTAGGAGAAGATGATATTAGTGAGCCCTAGGGAGCAGAAACTAGAGTACAGGTATGGGATTACCACCAAGTCCAAGATAATGAGGGAGAGAATCAGGTCCTAGAGGAGGATTTGAGGAATAAGGCAGAATCTAAAAGAAACTTCAAGCTACCTCTCATTTATGACCAATTTTTCCTACCACTGCTCCCTGATGTGCACAGGTATACTATCAGAGGTTCCCCAGGGAAGCCAGATTCCCCTACTCCTCACAGTATTTTCAGGGATATCCCACTTTAGTAAAGAGGAGCTCACAGTAGGTGTCCAATAAATACTGGAATCCTGTCTGTTCCTCTTCaccatcctccccacccccaagtcCAATATTTCCCTTAACTCTGAAATTTTATGATTCTGTACAATTCTAATACCTGTCCTTCAGCAAATGAAATGGATCAATTAAACATAGGTAAATTTGAAGTAATATTAGACTCCTGA
This DNA window, taken from Macaca mulatta isolate MMU2019108-1 chromosome 1, T2T-MMU8v2.0, whole genome shotgun sequence, encodes the following:
- the LOC144333492 gene encoding uncharacterized protein LOC144333492; translation: MKKNQTTKMKTKTKRKQQQQQQQQQQQKKRKRKRKRKRKKKKKKKKKKKKKKKKKKKKKKKKRRKEQQQQQQQQQQQQQQQQQQQQQKKKKKKKKKKKKKKKKKKKEQQQQQQQKQQQKQKRQRQKQKQKRQRQRQRQKQKKQKQQKQQKQQKQQQQQKQKQQQKQKQKQQQQQKQKQQQKQKQKQQKQ